Sequence from the Clostridium saccharobutylicum DSM 13864 genome:
TTATAAATTCTTCACCATCAAATATATTTACAAATATATTCCCACCAGGATCAGTAAATTTTACAGCATTAGATAGGATATTAAGCATTATCCTTTCAATTTTATCTAAATCACAAGCTATTATCTTCTCTTCTATATCAGTATCAAATGTAAGAGTTAAATTATTACTATTTATATATTCAGCAGCCGATAAAGTAATTTCCTCTACTACATTAATAATATTGCAATTAATCATATTCATCTCAAAATATTCTGTATCTAACTTAGTAGAATCAATAAGATTATTAACTAACCTTATTAATCTTAAGCAATTTTGTTTCTCTATATTAGTATTATTAATAATTTTTTCTTTTTGTATATTTTCTTTTTGAAGATTTATGCTGTTAATTTTTATTACACCTAATATTATGTTTAGTGGAGTTCTTAGTTCATGAGAAATATTAGCAAAAAACTCTGTTCTTAATTTTTCTAATTCAAAAGCTTCATTTTGCAATGCTAGTTCAGCTTGTTTTCTTACCTCAATGTTACGTGAAACCATTATAATCCTTTCATCTCCATCAATATTTGCAATGCGAATATTTGCTTCACCCCAAAATTCATTATTATTCTTGTCTATATAAATTGCTTCAACAATAAGTGGATCTGTTTTCTTTATTTCATTTAATAAATCTTGTTTTTGAAGATAATGTTTAGGTGAATTTGGAGAAATAATATCCTGCATATTCATATTTATAAATTCATTTCGAGAATATCCAAACATAGAGATGGCAGTTTCATTTACATCTAATATCTTACCCTCAAAATTTCGAACTAATATAGCATCATTTACTGAATTAAAAATTGTATTTAAATATTTTCGATTCTTTTCAAGCTCCTTCTGAGAATTTTTATATTCTAACTGTCTTAATCCACTTTCAGCGAGTGTCATAATAAGTGCTTGATAGTATTCCATTATATAGTTAATCTTTTCTTTAGATAAAACAGGTATCCTACTTAGAGAATCCAAATATTCCTTTTCATCGAATCCAAATTCTAAGGCTTGAGCACGAAAATATTCTATATCTACTATTTCATTTTCATAAAAAAATTGTCCAAAAAAAATTGTTGCAATATGCATCCCTGAGATAACAACGGGCATTGCGATATCCCATATATTGTTTAGGCATTTATATGCTATAGCTTTACCTTCCATAATATGTTCATTAGAATATTTATCACTAATTTTGCAGCGATTGCAAGTGATTGGATTTACCCTATGAAACTTCCTGCATATATCTACCTGTCCTACCGCAAATTCAAGACTTCCATCTATATCGCAAATTGACATATGAATTCCTGCAATTGCATAAATATTATCAGCAATTCTTTTCAATAAATCAATATTTATTAATTCCTTAAGTTTAAGCATTTTACAATTCTCCCTATATATAACAAATCATTTCAATATATAATATAAAATTACATTAATTCCATTTTTTATTACATTATAACATTTATATTCAAAAAAGTATTGTGTTTATACAAACTAGTCCTAATTATTTTCTGTCCATTACCTAAAAAATAAACTCACGCTAATAATAAATTACCGTGAGTTTCATATTTCAGTAAGTATGCCACTAAAGCATTCTTTTAACTTCATTTGCATACTCAATTGCATGGGGATAAAAACATTTAAAGTCATTTTCAAGACTTTCATAATTATTAATTAATTCATCTATTGGATTTACTAAGGGATGTTTTGTATTGGAAAATCTTTTAGCAATTCGCTCTACTGTTATTTCAATACCACTTATATTCCTATATGAAACAAGCCAGTTTTCTTCGATTATAAAAGGCATTCTTTTTATTAATTTATCTGGCAGACAGTAAGAAAACTTTTTAAGTATGTTATAAAAGTTTTCTGAATATTCTTCTAAGGATATTGAAGAATATTCATACCAATTCTTAGCTAAGAAATGATCATAAAATATGTCAATTAATACACCTGCAAGGCGTCTATTTGTTTTAGAAATTCTTTTTCTACTGTTTAAAAAATCTGGATGTGAATCTGTAAAAGTATCAAGTTTTTTATGCATAAAAATCCCCTGTCTTATTGAGTATTCAAATTCATTTTCCAAAGACTTATTCACAAAATCACCCAGAAAATTTCCAAGCATATTTTCTTCGCTATTGTCTGCAAGATATACATGAGCTAAATAATTCATTTCTTCTCCTTTCAAATTCCTCTACCTAATACTGCAACATATGTAAATTAATTTTCTCGCTTTTATTTTTTTTAATAATAAGCAAACTCATATATTGATGTTTTTTCAACATGATTTACACCCGCAAATACAGTATCCGTAATCTAAAATCACGTCATGCTAGACTATTTTATCTTTAATAAAATTATATCCCAAAGATAGGATATTTTATACTATTGATTGATGACGCCTTTATTCATTTTCAACAGTAAAAATTGTATGAAATAAAAACTGATATTTATACTATAATAAAAAAACGTATTTAATTAATAATTCACGACATAATGTAAAAAATCTTAGTGCAATATTTACAAAATCATTTAATATTTTAATAAATTTAGCAAAAACTAAAAACGTTAAATAATAGCAAGTATATTTAATCTTAATAAATTCTTATTACTTACAATAATAACTACATTTAATTATTAATTGATAATATAATTAAAACTATTATTTTTTGACTTTTATTATGTTTATCTATATTATAGAGTTAATTTATTTTTTTCAAATGATAAAACAATGATTGAATATGGAGGTATTTTATATGAATGCAAAAGTTAAAGTTGCTAGATTATCTGTTCTTTCAAATAGCATTTTAATAATTCTTAAGTTATTTGTTGGACTTACTACTGGTTCAGTAAGTATCCTATCCGAAGCTATACATTCAACTATGGATTTATTAGCCGCTATAATAGCATTTTTTTCTGTGAAAATATCTGACAAACCAGCTGATGAAGCACATCCTTATGGACATGGAAAAGTAGAAAATATTTCTGGTGTAATTGAAGCACTTCTTATATTAGCAGCTTCTATTTGGATAATAGTTGAAGCAATAAAAAAATTAATAACCCCTGGAGAAATAGAATCCATTGGTCTTGGTTTCATAGTTATGTTTATTTCTTCTGCAATAAATTTTATAGTTTCAAAAAAGTTGTATAAAGTAGCTAAACAAGAAGATTCTATAGCATTAGAAGCTGACGCATTACATTTAAAGGCTGATGTTTATACCTCATTAGGTGTTGGAATTGGATTATTTCTTATATGGATTACTAAATTAAATTATCTAGATCCCGTTGTTGCAATTTCTGTTGCTATCTTTATATTAAAAGAAGCTATTGAGCTATTAATATCTGCATTTAACCCACTTTTAGATGTTAAATTATCTAATGATGAAATTAAAATTATTAAAGATAATATAAATAAATTTTCAACTGTATATTGTAATTATCATGATTTAAAAACCAGAAAATCTGGAAGAATGAAATATGTAGATTTGCATTTGGTATTTCCAGAAAATATGACAATCAAAGAAGCTCATGATATATGTGATAAAATTGAAGATAATATAGAAAAATCGCTACATTATACTCAAATTATGATTCACTTAGAATCTTGTGACAAGAATTGTAATCACGATAGATGTTTTAAAAAAAGTAATAAATAAATAATATCTTTAAATTCAATTGATAAAAATTACTATGACTAGTATAATCTTTTTGTGTTAAATGTAAATTATATATAATTTAATCTGCATTTTAATAAAAAGGGAATGGAGTGAAATTCTTCAACTACCCCAGTAACCGTGAAACTGACGAAATCTAATGCACATGAAATAATGTTATTTTTTTGATTGTGCCTAATATGCCACTGAGAAATTGGGAAGGCTTGAAAGTAGGATGAAGTTAAGTCGGGATACCTTATTTTTATGCAATACTAATATCCTCTGAGGGTGGGATATTAGATAATTATTCATATTTTAATGAAGATAAGACTTTTACGCTTTAGTCTAATTTTTATAAATATGTTTATTATGCTTCTATGGCATACTCTCAAAGGGGTATGCCTTTTTTTATTACCCTAAGGCTCATTGAAAAAATAACAAGTCGATTTGCCATCCAATTTTCGATCATGCTACAACGGCAAATTGACATAATAGACCATCTATAATGGCGATTCACATTCTTGCATGATGAAAAATATACATGGTAACTTTGGACTTGTTATTTATTTTCATATGGCTAAATACAATATTTTGGGAGGACATCATGAAACTAAAAAACAAATTTTTATCACTCTTTTTGATAGTTATATTCGCTATTAGTACACTAGTAGGTTGTGGTAATAAAACTGAAACAATGACAGATAGAGAAGGTAACAGCTTTAAGCTGCCTCAAAAAATAAATACTATAATATCTACAGCACCTTCAAATACTGAAATATTAGTTGGACTCGGACTTTCAGATAAGTTAGCAGCTATAGATAAATATTCCACAGATGTAGATGGTGTTAATAAAGATTTACCTAAAATTGATTTTAAAAATCCAGATGCTGAAACTCTTGTTAGCTTAAAGCCTGATTTAATAATAGCTTCAGGACATAATAAAACTGGAAGTGAAGATCCATTTGCTGCTGTTAAAGAAGCTGGAATACCTGTTGTATACATACCTACAAGTTCAAGCATAGAAGACCTTTATAAAGATATTGACTTTATATCTAAAATCACTGGAACTGAAAAAAAAGGTAATGAGATGATTACTAATATGAAAGATGATATAAGCTCCATAAAGAAAATCGGAGATACTATTACTAATAAGAAAAATGTATATTTTGAAATAGGATCAACTTCATCTTTATATAGTTTTGGCAATAATACATTTTTAAATGAAATGATTGAAATTGTAGGTGCAAAGAATATCTTTGCAAATGAAAATTCATGGATATCTCCAAATCCTGAATATATAGTTAAAGCTAATCCTGACGTGATACTTACAAATGAACCTACTGGCAATGCTGTTATTAATATAAAGAATCGTGAAGGTTTTAAAGATGTTACTGCAGTTAAAGAAAATAATGTCT
This genomic interval carries:
- a CDS encoding cation diffusion facilitator family transporter, which translates into the protein MNAKVKVARLSVLSNSILIILKLFVGLTTGSVSILSEAIHSTMDLLAAIIAFFSVKISDKPADEAHPYGHGKVENISGVIEALLILAASIWIIVEAIKKLITPGEIESIGLGFIVMFISSAINFIVSKKLYKVAKQEDSIALEADALHLKADVYTSLGVGIGLFLIWITKLNYLDPVVAISVAIFILKEAIELLISAFNPLLDVKLSNDEIKIIKDNINKFSTVYCNYHDLKTRKSGRMKYVDLHLVFPENMTIKEAHDICDKIEDNIEKSLHYTQIMIHLESCDKNCNHDRCFKKSNK
- a CDS encoding ACP phosphodiesterase, producing MNYLAHVYLADNSEENMLGNFLGDFVNKSLENEFEYSIRQGIFMHKKLDTFTDSHPDFLNSRKRISKTNRRLAGVLIDIFYDHFLAKNWYEYSSISLEEYSENFYNILKKFSYCLPDKLIKRMPFIIEENWLVSYRNISGIEITVERIAKRFSNTKHPLVNPIDELINNYESLENDFKCFYPHAIEYANEVKRML
- a CDS encoding PocR ligand-binding domain-containing protein, coding for MLKLKELINIDLLKRIADNIYAIAGIHMSICDIDGSLEFAVGQVDICRKFHRVNPITCNRCKISDKYSNEHIMEGKAIAYKCLNNIWDIAMPVVISGMHIATIFFGQFFYENEIVDIEYFRAQALEFGFDEKEYLDSLSRIPVLSKEKINYIMEYYQALIMTLAESGLRQLEYKNSQKELEKNRKYLNTIFNSVNDAILVRNFEGKILDVNETAISMFGYSRNEFINMNMQDIISPNSPKHYLQKQDLLNEIKKTDPLIVEAIYIDKNNNEFWGEANIRIANIDGDERIIMVSRNIEVRKQAELALQNEAFELEKLRTEFFANISHELRTPLNIILGVIKINSINLQKENIQKEKIINNTNIEKQNCLRLIRLVNNLIDSTKLDTEYFEMNMINCNIINVVEEITLSAAEYINSNNLTLTFDTDIEEKIIACDLDKIERIMLNILSNAVKFTDPGGNIFVNIFDGEEFITILIEDTGIGMPKDKLDTIFDRFRQIDKSFTRNHEGSGIGLSLVKSFVEMQGGKISVESKCGVGTKFCIKLPVRVVDDNNSEQNVKLLNSNLSNYVERIKVEFSDIYKF
- a CDS encoding ABC transporter substrate-binding protein, with translation MKLKNKFLSLFLIVIFAISTLVGCGNKTETMTDREGNSFKLPQKINTIISTAPSNTEILVGLGLSDKLAAIDKYSTDVDGVNKDLPKIDFKNPDAETLVSLKPDLIIASGHNKTGSEDPFAAVKEAGIPVVYIPTSSSIEDLYKDIDFISKITGTEKKGNEMITNMKDDISSIKKIGDTITNKKNVYFEIGSTSSLYSFGNNTFLNEMIEIVGAKNIFANENSWISPNPEYIVKANPDVILTNEPTGNAVINIKNREGFKDVTAVKENNVFAIDNNSSSRPSQNIIKALKQMAKAIYPEEYSNV